The following coding sequences are from one Lysinibacillus sp. FSL W8-0992 window:
- the yidC gene encoding membrane protein insertase YidC, with protein sequence MKNLKLLSMLGLVVFVLSGCQAVENKEGFFYSVFVKPMEFLLEFFGNDIFSGSYGLAIIAITVLIRLVLMPIMLKNYRQQQLMKSKMDAFKPEMEAVQKKMKEAKTKEEQTQYQQEMMALYQKHGVNPLNMGCLPMLIQMPIIMGLYFSILYSADVKSHEFLWFSLGSPDIVMTIIAGIVYLVQARVSLWTVPEQQKKQMKMFIYISPIMIVFISMSSMAALPLYWSVSGALLILQTYIGRKYYSEHPEKAKS encoded by the coding sequence ATGAAAAATTTGAAGCTATTATCAATGCTTGGTCTTGTTGTTTTTGTATTAAGCGGCTGTCAAGCAGTTGAGAACAAAGAAGGCTTTTTCTATAGTGTTTTTGTAAAACCTATGGAATTTTTACTGGAGTTTTTCGGAAATGATATTTTTTCAGGTAGCTATGGTTTAGCGATTATCGCCATTACGGTCCTTATTCGTTTAGTCTTAATGCCGATTATGTTGAAAAACTATCGTCAGCAACAATTAATGAAATCGAAAATGGATGCCTTCAAACCTGAAATGGAAGCCGTTCAGAAGAAAATGAAGGAAGCAAAGACAAAAGAAGAACAAACGCAATATCAGCAAGAAATGATGGCATTGTATCAAAAGCATGGTGTTAATCCGTTAAATATGGGTTGTTTACCGATGTTAATTCAAATGCCAATCATTATGGGTCTCTACTTTTCAATTTTATATTCTGCCGATGTGAAATCACATGAGTTTTTATGGTTTAGCTTAGGTTCACCAGACATTGTTATGACAATTATTGCAGGGATTGTTTATTTAGTACAAGCACGTGTATCTTTATGGACTGTACCTGAGCAACAAAAAAAGCAAATGAAAATGTTTATTTACATTTCGCCAATTATGATTGTCTTTATTTCTATGTCCTCTATGGCAGCTCTACCTCTTTACTGGTCTGTCAGCGGAGCATTACTAATTCTTCAAACATATATTGGTCGAAAATATTATTCGGAGCATCCCGAAAAAGCAAAATCATAA
- a CDS encoding M15 family metallopeptidase — protein MKKSRLPLIIGAVISVALIVSIFVVINYKKSQVNVASDEEQPVAQKGKEDEPTKEQPKTPDNTSEPQEQPDENGYYPNQTIPTEPTYIDGILLANKRYPLPSTFAPGESPEARQALNKMIAEAKQQGFNLVAFSGYRSYEYQTTLYNNYVKRDGQAAADRYSARPGFSEHQTGLAFDIGEVGKDDLWLTEEFGETPAGQWLFNNAAQFGFILRFPQNKEDITGYMYESWHYRFVGVDIAKKIKEQNLTLEEYLGVK, from the coding sequence GTGAAAAAAAGTCGTTTACCACTTATTATTGGTGCTGTTATTTCAGTGGCATTGATCGTTTCAATTTTTGTAGTTATAAACTATAAAAAAAGCCAAGTAAATGTAGCATCTGATGAGGAACAACCAGTAGCACAAAAAGGCAAAGAAGATGAGCCAACAAAAGAACAACCAAAAACACCTGATAATACATCTGAGCCTCAAGAACAGCCGGATGAAAACGGTTATTACCCAAATCAAACTATACCAACAGAGCCTACTTATATTGATGGTATTTTATTAGCTAATAAAAGATATCCACTACCATCAACATTTGCACCTGGTGAAAGTCCAGAGGCTCGTCAAGCGTTAAATAAGATGATAGCAGAAGCGAAGCAACAGGGTTTTAACTTAGTGGCGTTTAGCGGATATCGTTCATACGAATATCAAACAACATTGTATAACAACTATGTTAAGCGTGATGGTCAGGCTGCTGCGGACCGCTATAGTGCGCGACCAGGTTTTTCTGAGCATCAAACAGGCTTAGCATTTGATATTGGTGAAGTTGGCAAAGATGATTTATGGTTGACTGAGGAATTTGGAGAAACACCAGCTGGACAATGGTTATTTAATAATGCTGCGCAATTTGGTTTCATTTTACGATTCCCTCAAAACAAAGAAGACATTACAGGTTATATGTATGAATCATGGCATTACCGTTTCGTTGGAGTCGACATTGCGAAAAAAATTAAAGAACAAAACCTTACTTTAGAAGAATATTTAGGCGTGAAATAA
- the cls gene encoding cardiolipin synthase, with product MSIFTDVEYLVPLVLIFNILSAMTIIFLERKDASSTWAWILVLFFLPLVGFILYLLVGRQLRKKHLFRWEGRKDIGIDNLISYQMDTIRDDTFEFRIENAENYKEMIYMHLKTNNAVLTQDNHISIFDDGADKFEQLIKDIEAAKDHIHIQYYIFRLDNLGTRLVDAMIKKAKQGVKVRLLYDEMGSRNVKRRHFKELLEAGGEVEVFFPSIFPLLNPRLNFRNHRKIVVIDGRIGYIGGFNVGDEYLGLQKKFGYWRDTHLRIEGSAVHPLQTRFLLDWNQACAQQKMGYSDRYFPAIPKKGNVGLQIVSSGPDSEWEQIKIGYLKLINMAKRYIYIQTPYFIPDVSFLDAIKIATLSGIDVRIMIPNKPDHMFVYWATYSYVGQLLRAGAKVYIYEKGFIHAKAIIIDDEASTVGTANIDVRSFSLNFEVNAFIYDSTISHQLAELFEKDILDCTELTWEMYQNRSNMIKFKESISRLLTPVL from the coding sequence ATGAGCATTTTTACAGATGTAGAATATCTAGTACCTTTAGTATTAATCTTTAACATCTTATCAGCGATGACCATAATTTTTTTAGAACGTAAAGATGCCTCTTCTACATGGGCATGGATTCTCGTCCTATTTTTCTTGCCATTAGTTGGATTTATTTTATATTTACTAGTCGGCAGGCAACTGCGGAAGAAACATTTGTTTCGTTGGGAAGGGCGCAAGGATATTGGGATTGATAATCTGATTAGCTATCAAATGGATACGATTCGAGATGATACATTTGAGTTTCGTATTGAAAATGCTGAAAATTATAAAGAGATGATTTACATGCATTTAAAAACGAATAATGCCGTATTAACACAAGACAACCATATTTCTATTTTTGATGATGGTGCAGACAAATTTGAACAGCTTATAAAAGATATCGAAGCAGCAAAAGATCATATCCACATTCAATATTACATCTTTCGTTTAGACAATTTAGGTACGCGTCTCGTCGACGCAATGATTAAAAAGGCAAAACAAGGGGTTAAAGTGAGGCTCTTGTATGATGAAATGGGCTCACGTAATGTTAAAAGAAGGCATTTCAAAGAACTTCTTGAAGCGGGCGGTGAGGTTGAAGTGTTCTTCCCCTCAATATTCCCACTGCTTAATCCACGTCTAAATTTCAGAAATCACCGTAAAATCGTAGTAATTGATGGTCGTATTGGTTATATTGGGGGCTTTAATGTAGGAGATGAATACCTTGGACTTCAAAAGAAATTTGGCTATTGGAGAGATACACATTTACGTATCGAAGGTAGTGCCGTCCATCCGTTGCAAACACGCTTTCTGCTAGATTGGAATCAAGCTTGTGCACAGCAAAAAATGGGCTATTCAGATCGCTACTTCCCTGCTATTCCGAAAAAAGGTAATGTAGGCTTACAAATTGTTTCGAGCGGACCAGACTCTGAGTGGGAACAAATTAAAATTGGTTATTTAAAGCTTATTAATATGGCCAAGAGATATATTTATATTCAAACCCCTTATTTCATTCCAGATGTCAGCTTTTTAGATGCCATTAAAATTGCTACGCTTTCAGGTATTGATGTTCGTATCATGATTCCAAACAAACCGGACCACATGTTTGTTTATTGGGCTACATACTCTTATGTGGGGCAATTACTGCGCGCTGGGGCAAAAGTTTATATTTATGAAAAAGGATTTATTCATGCTAAAGCCATTATTATCGATGACGAGGCTTCTACAGTCGGAACTGCCAATATCGATGTACGAAGTTTCAGTTTAAATTTCGAAGTAAATGCTTTTATTTACGATTCAACAATTTCTCATCAGTTAGCGGAGCTATTTGAAAAGGATATTTTAGATTGCACGGAATTAACTTGGGAGATGTATCAAAATCGTTCGAACATGATCAAGTTTAAGGAATCTATCTCACGTTTACTAACACCAGTACTGTAG
- a CDS encoding YwqG family protein: MNKTINLSLPRELYPLRSEIEDSLSPAIIISPSKRTTSLTESKFAGEPYLPYYQTVPKDITGESMRLLAQINFAEIPLIQDFPTQGILQFFISSNIFANAAHYKEDIFQQFYKVRFYPTVEPKITMPSHNNLTQSSNDWFPINEELALQFHYTQEPVSALDYRAVHHLPSLIATQNYDVNLYEIYLQHFLGAGAKIGGYAYFLDEDIRHASQLLQRYDVLLLQIDSNDEFGIMWADSGVGKFFINRDKLLQQDFSDILFQWECYS; encoded by the coding sequence ATGAACAAAACGATAAATTTATCTCTACCTAGAGAGCTCTACCCATTACGTTCTGAAATTGAAGATTCGCTTTCTCCAGCGATAATTATTTCGCCATCTAAACGAACAACTTCATTAACAGAAAGTAAATTTGCTGGTGAACCTTATTTACCATATTATCAAACAGTTCCAAAAGACATTACTGGTGAATCTATGCGTTTATTAGCTCAAATAAATTTTGCAGAAATACCGCTCATACAAGATTTCCCTACACAAGGTATTTTACAATTTTTTATATCATCTAATATTTTTGCCAATGCAGCGCACTATAAAGAAGATATTTTCCAACAGTTTTATAAGGTACGATTTTACCCGACAGTAGAACCCAAAATAACTATGCCATCACATAATAACCTAACACAATCCTCAAATGATTGGTTTCCTATTAATGAGGAATTAGCATTACAATTTCACTACACGCAAGAACCTGTTTCAGCGTTAGATTATCGTGCTGTGCATCATTTACCTAGCCTAATAGCAACGCAAAATTATGATGTTAATTTATATGAAATTTATTTACAGCATTTTTTAGGTGCAGGGGCAAAGATAGGTGGTTATGCATATTTTTTAGATGAGGACATTCGACATGCATCTCAGCTTTTGCAACGATATGATGTACTTTTACTACAAATAGATTCTAATGATGAATTCGGTATTATGTGGGCGGATAGTGGCGTAGGTAAGTTTTTTATCAATCGTGATAAACTTCTACAACAAGATTTTTCCGATATACTATTTCAATGGGAATGTTATTCATAA
- a CDS encoding MFS transporter, which produces MIKPILLLMSVQFLVYLGFGIIIPVLPEVIVQQGWQNIHVGGLLTVYSLASFFTAPLWGKLSDKVGRKQLILTGLVGFSLSFVIFSIFIDNLTMLYVSRIVGGLFSGALYTAVTGFIGDMSSEEDRNKYMGLMGMSIGLGFIFGPAIGGMLGHYSLQLPFIASAVLIALLFIYAIFVLKEPEKRKDVTKRAIVPKGVGKMLQYRVRYLFMFSFLVTFMLAGVEATFQLFQIDRIHITPLQIGYLFMFSGFVDAAIQGGVVRRIKNGTETSWLIGAQIVTALGMILFTLTGNLLMAGFALCVFTAGNALARTCVVSLSSKESGGQYGTAAGLSYSMDNLGRILGPLFFTWLFTMESNLGYYIAATIAIISISLMFIYNASNKTLRLE; this is translated from the coding sequence ATGATAAAACCAATTTTACTCTTAATGTCAGTACAATTTCTCGTCTACTTAGGCTTCGGAATTATTATTCCAGTCTTACCAGAAGTCATTGTGCAACAAGGCTGGCAAAACATTCATGTAGGCGGTTTACTGACAGTGTATTCACTTGCAAGTTTTTTTACTGCACCACTGTGGGGAAAGCTATCCGATAAAGTCGGAAGAAAGCAACTTATTTTAACGGGATTGGTTGGATTCAGTCTAAGCTTCGTTATCTTTTCAATATTTATTGATAATTTAACGATGCTATACGTATCACGTATCGTTGGCGGCTTATTCTCAGGTGCACTATATACAGCGGTAACAGGCTTTATCGGTGACATGTCGAGCGAGGAAGATCGTAATAAATACATGGGTTTAATGGGCATGTCCATCGGTCTAGGTTTTATCTTCGGTCCTGCAATTGGTGGCATGCTAGGTCATTATAGCTTGCAACTACCATTTATCGCATCAGCAGTTTTAATTGCGCTATTATTTATTTATGCAATTTTCGTCTTAAAAGAACCAGAAAAACGAAAAGATGTAACAAAACGTGCAATTGTACCAAAAGGTGTTGGCAAAATGCTTCAATACCGAGTTCGTTATTTATTTATGTTCTCTTTTTTAGTCACTTTTATGCTCGCAGGAGTAGAAGCAACATTCCAGCTTTTCCAAATTGATCGCATACACATAACACCATTGCAAATTGGTTATTTATTTATGTTTAGTGGTTTTGTAGATGCGGCAATACAAGGCGGTGTTGTTCGTCGTATTAAAAATGGTACGGAAACTTCTTGGCTTATTGGAGCTCAAATCGTTACTGCACTTGGTATGATTTTATTTACTTTAACAGGCAATCTATTAATGGCAGGATTTGCTCTTTGTGTATTCACAGCAGGAAATGCCCTTGCAAGAACATGTGTTGTGTCACTATCCTCCAAAGAATCTGGTGGCCAATACGGAACAGCAGCAGGCCTTTCTTATTCTATGGACAATTTAGGACGTATTCTCGGCCCTCTATTCTTTACATGGTTATTCACAATGGAATCAAATCTTGGCTACTACATTGCTGCAACAATCGCCATTATCTCAATTAGTTTAATGTTTATTTATAACGCATCAAATAAAACTTTACGCCTTGAATAA